The nucleotide window AActctaaacccagaaaaacccatCTCTGCTCCATCTTCTTTGCAAAcgacccagaaatggctccccctaagaaaatcatcatcgatcaggaagaagaattgaacGAAACGGCTGCTCGGACCTGGGGCACCAATATCGGTGCTCGCATTCATCTAGAGACCACTATTCACCGACCCCTACTCCTTTGTTTTTCCGATCACCACACCGGGTTAGGCCCAGCACCGCAAGGTGTTATCCCAGATGATGCCATCGCCATGTACGGTCTTCCTGTCCGACGGCCTATTTCAGCCGggaacacaatgcgaccggAGGAATTGCTTTCCTTGAATATTGGCTCTGTAAATTCATATTCTGCACCTCCTCCTGCAAGCCCACTGGCACCTGGACCTATTTagcaacggccctctacaacggccgcaacatCGGGCTCGGACAACCGGTCTTGGGTGCCATCTATCGCATGCTGTACCAAGCGACGATGCATCCCTTTGAGATCAACATTTCCGGACCCTTCTGGATtttggacttctggatccagaCCTACTTCCCATTCTTCCGCCGTGAAGATATCCCGCAATCCCCGCCGGCCGATCAATTGTTAGGTCGATGGTTTTGTCGCGAGGACAAGTACTCATCTCCCCCTTACTCTGAATGCTTTTCTTATCTGTACTTGCTAGACGACATGCCATACTGTGATTTAATTCTGGGAAGAAAATTCCCTTCTGTGCTACAATATGGCTTCCTCCTTAGCGATCCTCATTATCCCGACCGCTCTCGCCTGGCGTTCCGCCGCGCCATCTCCTGTTCAGACATCCGGATTGCCGCCGAGGAACTCAGCTATGAGCTCTATGCTCCTAATCATTTCGCCCGCCAATTtggccttgtccaattggtaccaGTCCCTCTGTATGATGCCTGGAATTATAACACTTCCTGGCGAAGATTCGGTCCACCTTCCGGGCCCCCACCGGCACAAAGTATGCTCGCGCTGGTCGACCTTCCCGATTGGGCCCAAAACCTTGATGCTGTAGACGGAACCGAAGAAGGGTATGAGATTTGGTGGAGAGAAGTCTCTGTCAACTGCTGGACTCAACcagatgacgaactcttcgctaCTCTCTTTGGCGAGCTCAGGAAACCATACCCCACTGACATTGAGGTGCTCGCTCGCTTTTCTGAAGCCTCCAACAGGCCTCGACCCCTCCAAGTGGTCAGACCTACGCGAGCTCCTCGCCCGGCCCAGGCTGGCATCGTAATTCGTGAACCACCTCCAGAAGTATGTTCTGCAACTCTAATCTCTGCAAACTCCTTCATTGTTTCCTCCTTTACTCATACTTGTTTGTATTAGGGGAGTGCGCCGCGCCCTGGCCGCCGCACAAACAATGCTTCACCGGCCGCTTGACAAACAAACAGAAGGCAGTACTTGCTGAAGCTACAGCTgaggattcttcttcttcttctgatgacgACGATCCACAAACCGTAAGAACCCTTTGTCTTCAGGACCAACTTTGTGAGTTAAATGCTAACCTCTTGCTTCTCACAGGTTATGGCAGCTATAACCCGCAAGCGTAGTCGCTCAGATACTCATGTTGACCCCTGGGAAGGAGATGAACCAATGGCTGACCGGCTGGTAAGAGGCAAGGAGCCTATGTTAGAAATTATCCCTGTTTCTGCCCATATTTCACACCCTTCTCCTTTACAGGTTCGTCGCAGGTCATCTACACATGCTGGGGAAGGCTCTTCAGCTGCCACTCAAGGAACAACTACTTCGCGAGCACCAACACCTGTGGGACTTGAAAATCTTCCACCTCCTGTCAGCATTGATGGTGGCTCAGCATctattcctgtgcagatcatagAGGATAGTTCCGATGAAACAGAAGAGAATGCACTCCTTCCGGACGCACCACATGAGGATCCGATCGCTACACAACCAGCAGTGCTCGCGTCACCTGATCGCAATCCTGATGAGGAAGCTCAAGAACCCGCGCCAGTAAATGTCTCAGACGAGGGCCCTGTCGTAGAGGTATTCTTCTTTGAAAATTGGTGCCTtagttcttgttcttctttgtaTACCTGACCATCTTTCCTCATTGCAGAGTGACGTCCCTGCTGAGGAGGTCGCTGTCGCTGACCCTGCTGAGCCCGCTGATGAAGGCATGGCGAATTGAGAACCTGCCCCCCAGGTTCCAGAAATAGGTGCTGATATAAATGCAGTACCAGAACAAGTTGCGGCCCCGATCGTCGAGCCTCAAGTAGGCCCTGCTGCTGCTGCCGCTGATGCCGACATCATCGCTGAAGTTCCTCCTCCTGAGCCTCCTAATAGGCTGGAAAGACTTGTTCGCATACTCGAAGTGGCTCCTCCAGGGGTCGCAGATGAAGCGAGGGACAATCTGCAGCGACTcctgggtcctgacattttacTGCCGGGCGCAGctgccagagctcaagaatatCTGATGGTACTTCGCCGCGAACGTACCATCACTGAAGATGGATTTGTTGAAATATATGAGCTCTTGCAAAATCTTCCTTCACGGATCAATGAAAGGACGACCGCGGCCACACAGGCCAGGCAGGTTCAGGCTCACTATCGCGGCCTTGCACAACAAGCAGAGGTATCTCGCGACTCTCTAGGCGATCGAGCGATTCTCGTCAGGGATCTAAGGATCTCACAGAACCACCTTCGGACCCACATTCAGGACCTCCAAGCCCAACTAATCGAAGCCAAGGCCCAATTAGTGACGGTCACGGCCCAACTGGCGCAAGAGGAGCCTCAGATAGAACAGCCCTTAACGGCGCTAGAAGCGATGTCTCAGAACCTGGCTCAAGCGCGCAAAGCAGTTCGACAAGCAGAGCGCGCTGCTGCCGACGCTAGCTTTCGTCTGGATGAGCACTTgcttcgcttgacccatgcgggtcgaaaactttaggcctcctgttttaggcccattttactttgtataaggatattttttaatatatacaaTATTTAGCCCGTTTTGCTCGGCCCAAATATCATTTAAGGTTTGCCAATTAATGAAAAGCAAGACCGTTGAAAAGATAATCCCATTTTGGGCGGTTGCTTCCTTGGAGACCGtcctgcttcccacgcgttttcaatatcttccatttccgaGATAATCGCATTTAACCGCATTGAttctcttattgatggcgttgaaagcgTCTCAACTGCTTATCGCACGGTGTGAGATCAACCCTATAAATACCAGCATCCAAAGAAGAGCGATAACCAAACCACCATGTTTCTTCCAAAGATAAACTCGCAAGCCCTGTtgctttttctccagtttctaaaatcttcccaccgtgatctcacccttagccacagattcttaggcttcatggcttaatctcaagacctgggtaggcctcatggcttaatctcaggtccagtggcatgtctttggttACTGAAAACctggatgaacttgccagtctcagttaaaccgaagaacatgccgcgctcctaacgcggcagaaccaCATTCTGAGGAGTCCAACTCTTCAGACTGCCCGCGCGGAGCAAGCGGAGGAAGGGAGGAAAGCCACTATGAGGCTTACCTTTCTACCTCCGCGGTCTACCTCTGGGGCCTGGGCACGCACTTTCTGATTTAccccaggaggtagatgtggttgtgagtcgcgccTGCTCTGGAGCCCAACTCTTGCCTGGAGGAGAGGCCCCAGGAAGGGGAATGAAGGCTCTCTTTTTTCCCTCTTCCTCCAGTACCGATGACAGCAGCGGCGACTTAGATGGGAGGAGGATCTGATCGTAGGGGGAAGAATGCTCTGAGGTGGTAGCGTCCAGATCCTTCTCCACACGGCCACAACGAACACTTTAAGCTTTTATGTCTGTAGCCTCTCTTGTAATCGCATGTGAAACTGTATTGCTCTattctgttgtatgcttctggccgcaaagccactttatgaataaaatGCTTGATTTACTCAAAAATATGTACTCAAAAATCtgcacaaacaaaaaaaaaagcaaaaaatagtCGAAAataaagcctcttgtataggcccTTGTATTTATTCTTAACACGTTTTGTCAAGACAATGAATAAAAACCAAGTAACTGATAACATGGACTATAAGCATAAACAAAACCTCTTGTATAGGCTCTTACAAAATAAGTCCAAAataaagcctcttgtataggcccTAATAGATATTGAGGTGCCCCCCAATGTTCAGCGGGGAGCagatacaaaaacaaaaggccacagagaaaaggccgaaTAACCATAACGCtgcgagccgatgaagattAAGGTTGCCCCCCAGTCGGAGCAAGAACAGGGTCGGGAGGATCGTCAAACTCCCAGACACTCGGATAATATTTCTTCAGAAAGTGACCGTTaatagggttgcgatggatatCACCGTCGAtgtctttgaggtgaaaagcgCCGCGCTCCAATATTCGGTGGATAACAAAGGGTCCCTCCCATCGCGgcgtccatttaccgcgaccggtTACCTTTTCACCTAAGGGTAAAATGGCCTTCCAAATGAGGTCACCTTCTTTGAAACTGCGACCCCgcgtcctcttatcataggcgcgggcgatacgctgtttttccatcaccaaattgtccaaagcggccaagcgctgctcgcttaagtcttcgtgctcctgccacattgCTTGAACATAATCCTCGCCAATCAAATGATGCTATTCTTGGACTCGTAGGGAATGAacattaatttctaatggtaaGACAGCATCATGTCCAAACATAAGCGCGTACGGCGTCGTGGTGGTGGGGTTACGTTTAGAAGTGTGATAGGCCCAAAGTGTCTCGTACAAATTATCATGCCACTGTCAAGGATTCTCCACCAACATCTTCTTCAGTAAGGTGATGATTGTCTTGTTGCTCGCCTCCGCCTGACCATTAGATTGAGCATAGTACGGAGTACTATGTATGAATTGAATGCCAAAATCATTCACCAGCTCCTCCACGAGGcctcccatgaacgctgcccccctGTCCGACATCAGCACTtcagggataccaaacctgcatAGAATATTACGGAAAATAAACTGGCGAATGGTAGGGCCGGAGGCCTCCTTCAGAGGCTCTGTTTCAACCCATTTCGTGAAGTAATCAGTGGCGACGATGATAAACTTGTGCTGTAGGGAAGAATGAGGATGGAtaatcccaatcaagtccagtgcccagcctcgcgcaggccaaggtttaatgataggttgcataggaatgttaggaacatgctggacAGGACCGTGTGCTTGACAGTCCGCACAGCCTTTGGTGAAtgcaatacaatccttcaaaatgctgggccaataataaccatgacGTCGGAGGAGCCAACGCATCTTAGGTCCAGCTTGATGAGATCCACATATCCCCGTGTGCACCTCGCGCATCAATCTCTTGGCTTCGCGACCGTAGACACATCGAAAATCTATACCATCTTCTCCACGTCTGCGCAGTTCATCGCCTCTAAGGAAGTAATTCAATGCGAGGAAACGAATCTTCCTATCAGCGCTGGAGTCTGGTTGTTTGAGGTATTCAATCAGTGGAATCCGCCAATAAACATCAATGGGCTCTAGTACCGCAACCACGGGATCATCTGGAGGATCAGGTCGAGCAAGCCACGAAGGTAGTGTGCGACGCTCAACTTTCAGAATGCGCTCGCGCACTCCGTACTTCAAGGTAATGCCTGTAGCCAACTGAGCGAGCTCATTAGCAGCAAAGTTACGTTCACGTGGTATATACTCCATATCAACATCTGTAAATTGGTCCAGAAGCTCAATGGCGCGATTCAGGTATGGGATGAGCAGCCAACTCGTACAGCGATATTTTTCCAGAAGCTGATTGATAACGAGCTGAGAATCGTCGCGAATCTGAACGTCCCGGACGCCCATTTCCAACAAGACTTCGAGTCCAATGATAAGAGCTTCATATTCAGCCTGATTATTAGTACATTGGAACGTGAGctggaaagaataagagaaacgaTCACCGGCAGGGTTCTCCAGAACAATCCCTGCGCCGGCCAGAGTATctgttcttgagccatcaaagaataacACTCAGGGCTGTAGAGAGATTGTAGCCTGATACCAGACCTCGTATTCAGGGATGCATGCTTTATCTGGTCGAGTCGTGGTGTTGCAGGAAATTTCCAACTCTTTCAGTACGGGTATTTCTAGCGGAGGATGATGTGCTAGAAAATCTGCGATAGCCTGCCCTTTGACCGCCTTCTGGGGTACATACTGGAGCGAAAACTCTGAAAGTgccaatacccatttgccaatgcggcctctcaagataggccgggacaacatatatttgaccaaatcggtctgagcgatgatgcaagtagtaaaggataacatgtaatgtCGCAACTTGCACGCCGAAAAGTATAGGGTTAAGCACAGCTTTTCCATAGGGGTGTACCTTGTCTCGCAATCTGTCAGTACATGGCTGAGATAAAATATAGCGTGCTCGACACCGTCCTCATCGTCCTGAGCGAGCAGGCTACCAATGGAGGCGTCGGTTGCTGAGATGTACAGCTTTAACGGGACCCCGGTTCTAGGTGGAACCAAGACTGGTGGGTTTGCCAGATAGGCCTTGatactgtcgaaagcctcttgatgctTGGGTTCCCACACAAATTCATTCTGTCCTTGTAGTCTCAGCAAAGGtgagaagggctggattttccctgcagaattagagatgaaacgcCTTAGAAAATTAATCTGACCTAAGACGCTGTAATTCCTTCTTCGTCTGTGGGGGAGATGCATTAATGACTGCACTTGCCTTGTCCTCggggacctcaattcctcgcTGGTGGACTATAAACCCCAGAAAGTCCCCTGCTTGAACCCCAAACACACACTTGGCCTGGTTCATCTTGAGTCTATGTCGGCGCATGCGCTCAAACACTTTCCTGAGATCCGCGATGTGATCCCCTCGCTTCTGAGACTTGACGACTACGTCATCAATGTATACCTCTAAAACCTTTcccagtatgtcgtggaagatcaagttcatggctctttgatacgtcgcaccggcgttcttcaggccaaacggcatgaccacatattcgaaAACTCCCGCGAAGCCAGGGCAGCGGAAAGCAGTcttgtgtctgtcttcttcagcgaccggaatctggtgatatcccgcagtgccgtccatgaaggacaacagtTCATGGCCTGCCACCGCGTccaccaacatatccgcgaccggcatggggtaaacatctttaggtgtggcgagattcaagtctctataatcaacgcagactctcatcttgccatttttcttccggacaggcactatattagatagccactggttATACTTGGCAACCCTTATGATGCCTGACTTGTGCATTTTCTCTACCTCTTCCTTTACCAGAATCTGGGTCTCTGAGTTCATTCGTCGAGGTTCTCGCTTGACGGGCCTCTTGTCAGCAAGAGTTGGTAATTGATGACAAACCAAGtctggtgacaggccgggcatgtcctcatacttctccgcgaagcaATCCTTGAACTCTAGCAATAGTtcgatgagcctctgtttctcgttaGGCTCTAGGTAAGCACTGATGGATACTTCCATAGGCTCGCTTACAGTACCCAGGTTGACCTTCTCAGTAGGGTCTTTAACCTTGGGAGGTGTATCGTCGAGCGCCGCCGGAGCGAGCTGAATATGGACTTCCTCTTCATCCTCCGGATCAGCAAGTTCTTCATTGACGACCTCTAAGGTTGCAATGCGATCgtaagcctctttttccaccatgtatGATGACAACCGTTCGTGTATCGAGTGGAAGGCTTCTATTCCCTCTTCAgtgaggtcgtaatccattaatcagttAAAGGTTTGGGCACAGCATGGCCGGGCcgctccaagccttcttttgtgAGCGTGAGACCCCACTGTGccagttcagaggccgtcacccctgtggggcggcccttatcatcgatggcactaacctgcaatggagtgataggttccaaatagtatctggcatctacataatttgcggaGACCGAAAACGGACGGGGATCTGCTGGGACCACCTCTGCCGTGTCTGTTTCTCTATTccacataaccaactcttggtgAAGTGTCGACGGCACACAATAACTCCGATGGATCCAATCCCTGCCCAAAATGGcgctgtaggccgcataacaatccgtcacaaagaaagcataaactccctctgcTGGTCCGACTTTAATACGCAAAAACaataaccctagggttttgattACAGTTCCCGCGAAATTTTTGAGCGCAAGAGATGTAGATTGGATTTTCTCCTGCTTGATtccaagcaagtgcatggtccgagTAGTGACAACATTAACGGCCGCTCCGgtgtcaatcatgattttgctGACTTTGATACCACCGATGTCTGCCATAATGTATAGCGGccgcatgtgttggaccatggcTGGCGTTGGCTTAGAGAAGTGCATGAGTGACCCCTTGTCTGGAACCCCCGCTGGTTCTGGTAAGGCCCCGTCTTCTACAGGTGTTGCGGCTGCTAAAGTGACCTGCAATGGTTGCGTACCCTCTTCTTCTATCTCCACGCAATCCTGAGCAGCGACCGGCAAGGCATATTTCGCGGGGAgcacgtaaaccatgttgcaagaaacCTCATCTGACTCAGTCCCCTCCACATCGACATCCAGATCAATCTTGGGTTCTTCCAACGGGATATCAGTCTGGAACTGCCGAGCCAAGCGATCTACTAACGACTCTtctgtaaggccttttacctGGCAGTGCTCAAGCCCTTGTGACTCGAGTTCTTGCTCACCTACCAACGGCTTAGGGTTTTCCGGTTCCTTACGCTCTTTTGGGGCGGAAATGACCACACTTTGGACTTTCTTGGGTCGCCATTGCAAGGTGCTAACAActctgtccttgccccccagcctgTCGAAGACTGAAGCCTTGATAGCCGGTGCTTCATGGGAGAGCCTGCGCCTGACATGCGGTCGTTGAGTTGGCGAGCTGTTCCTTCGGGTAGGCGGCGGTGAGATCTCTTCagtaatcctgcaaaacacactgggcTTTGAAGCCCCCATTAGCGAATCTGTTTGTTTGTCAAGACCATGGGGAGGTCTCAGTGGTTTGGCGACCAGTGCCTCCATTTTTTTCTGGTATTGTTCAGGCGACTTGACCAATTGGGAAGGTTTGATTAGGCCTTGGTCTAAGGCCTCTAGAGTGTGCTTGGCTTCACCGAACCTGCGCTGTAGCTTCCTCTTCCTGGACGGGCTAatctccactgccttccccttttccctggtgtaccatctgCCTTCTTTGATAGGAATAGCTGCTGCAGGTGGTATATAGGGCTTGGTCAAAACATCTTTGCAGCCGCTTCTGACCTTTTCTTGCTTTGGTTCGCTCGCGGTTGCTTTTAATTTCAGGAATAAATTGGAGTCTCTGGGGGATGGTGGTGATGTCACTTTCTCCCGTTCTCTCGGGCTGGtaggctgatagttccgcgatGGGGAAGCCCACTTGACTGGTGGCATGGAACCAAagcgaaatgtctgctcgacttcCTCATGCGGTATTTGGATACCACATTCCTCTTTACATCGTGAGCACAGAACCACGGGTGAGGCCTGGTTGGTCGTCGCAATTCTATCCTTAACAGATGCCTCACCTGCGGTGGATTTATGACCCTGTTTGCTCGTGGCCAAATCCAGCGTTGGTTTCCGTTGCTGCTTTCTGTTCCAGTCTACGTTGACCATATTGACCCCAGTATCTGGGAAGGGGTCCACATCCACCAGTGCCGTCGCGGTGGCTGGAGCTTCGACCTGCAAgttaccgttattaagccatacctgaatttggtccttGAGCTTTACGCAGTCCGCAGTGTTGTGGTTCCACAGGTTATGGAACTTGCagtatttctttcctttcaactgCTCTGGCCGCGGAAACGGCccaaaatcagtcttcaccatcttcgcagcaATCATTTCGTCGAGAATCTCGTGAGCTTTGTTGGCATCGTAGGTATATGCCGCGAACTCTGGCTTAGTGAAGGCCATCGACTTGAGTTTAACAGGTTCCTTGGAAATCTTCAACTGTTTCAAAGATGGCTTTTTCTTCCCAGTCAGTTCGTAGGCTGCTATATCATTATCCTCATCCTCTTCATCGTCCTGGCTCACCTCTCCAGTACCGCGATGATAATAAGGGTCGTAAGTGgtcggctggtagctcagggccgctaccgTACGGTGTTTACCGGGCACATACGTTCCTTTGGaagcattcttccttgcatctgtCTCTCGAAGGAGATGCTCAAAACTGCCTACCTCcgtgatgagttctcccatcgactgtatcatgctgccatgctgcttctttctttgCCGGGGCTCCAGGCCTTTAACCGCCAACTTGACCAACTCCCTCTCAGGCAGAATGACATTCAGTTTGGCcttctggatttgaaagcgctgaagataagAGACTGCTGATtctgtaggctgttgggccatctgagtaaGAGAGGCCAGATCTACTTCAGGCTCAATATTCCCAAATGTTTCCCGGAAAAGTAGTTCCATCGCCGGCCAATCCGCCACTGTCCCTGGCCTAAGTTTAGAgaaccatctgaaggcagcgccggatagggaagtgccaaagatcctgcacttgaggacgtCATCATTCTGATAttggccgcattgcaccctaaaTCTGGCCAGATGAGTGGCCGCATCTTCcgtgtcttcccctgaaaaagtagaaaaaataatgttcttataacctcgagggaaaggtgcgagcatgatgtttggcgggaaaggtccctcgtACACTCCATCTGGCTGGGCCCTAGGGTTTgccaatctgatcatctcctctacctcctcacgtctcacgtactccgagCCCTTGAGGCGGAGGGGGTATCATCGCAGCTCGGTGAACAGTTTGTCCAGGGGTTGCCTGGTTTACTATTGTTGATCCTTCCCCGGCATGTACAATGCGGGTAGCCGCTTTTGGCTGGAGAGTCACTGCAGGGATAATCTCTTCCTTTGACAGagcagttatcttgatcggAGTGCCAGTTTGGTCAAGCGCATAATAGTTTCCCGGCAATTCTTGATATACCACTTCCGCTCCGTCACTATCGTACTGGACGAAAGTCATAGGCTCTGACGAATCTCCTACACCCTTCGAGGCTTGATGTTTCTTGGCGGCCTGTCCACTTGATGAAGCAGTCTTTTCCTTGCTACCGGGAATAACCAAGGCCTGCTCCTTATTCTTCGATGGAGTAGCAGCAACAG belongs to Rosa chinensis cultivar Old Blush chromosome 4, RchiOBHm-V2, whole genome shotgun sequence and includes:
- the LOC112198681 gene encoding uncharacterized protein LOC112198681 — translated: MDYDLTEEGIEAFHSIHERLSSYMVEKEAYDRIATLEVVNEELADPEDEEEVHIQLAPAALDDTPPKVKDPTEKVNLGTVSEPMEVSISAYLEPNEKQRLIELLLEFKDCFAEKYEDMPGLSPDLVCHQLPTLADKRPVKREPRRMNSETQILVKEEVLEVYIDDVVVKSQKRGDHIADLRKVFERMRRHRLKMNQAKCVFGVQAGDFLGFIVHQRGIEVPEDKARKIQPFSPLLRLQGQNEFVWEPKHQEAFDSIKAYLANPPVLVPPRTGVPLKLYISATDASIGSLLAQDDEDGVEHAIFYLSHVLTDCETRTDTLAGAGIVLENPAGDRFSYSFQLTFQCTNNQAEYEALIIGLEVLLEMGVRDVQIRDDSQLVINQLLEKYRCTSWLLIPYLNRAIELLDQFTDVDMEYIPRERNFAANELAQLATGITLKYGVRERILKVERRTLPSWLARPDPPDDPVVAVLEPIDVYWRIPLIEYLKQPDSSADRKIRFLALNYFLRGDELRRRGEDGIDFRCVYGREAKRLMREVHTGICGSHQAGPKMRWLLRRHGYYWPSILKDCIAFTKGCADCQAHGPVQHHKFIIVATDYFTKWVETEPLKEASGPTIRQFIFRNILCRFGIPEVLMSDRGAAFMGGLVEELVNDFGIQFIHSTPYYAQSNGQAEASNKTIITLLKKMLVENP